DNA from Brassica napus cultivar Da-Ae chromosome C4, Da-Ae, whole genome shotgun sequence:
AAGCTGGTCAGCGTTGAACTGTGCGACCACGGCTTTCAAAACCTCGTTTCCAATAGAAGGAAGAACCTTCTCGTCATACTCGAGACCCAATGTTTGGAATATGTATGGAAGACGCATAACCTTGAGGCATGATTAACATCAGCATAAACAATTCAAATACTATACAATGGGATTAAAGCAGCAAAAAGATTCTACATTTCCATAAACCCTACCCCTAAATCCAATTCCTTATAGTCAAAACCCTAACCCCTAAACTCAATTCCTGAGATTCGAACTATGATAACATCAGCACAACCTCAATGACCGTGGCGATTCGATCAAGCAAGTCTAATTCGAAATAATACCTCAGGGCGAGAGAGAACACGAAGGGTGAGATTGACCATCTGAAGATCCTTCGTACCGGAGATCGACGAGAACGTGTGAGGCTTCGTGCGGATGTCGAAGATGTGAGGCTTCTGCAGAATCGGGATCAGGAAATGAGTCCCTTCGCCGACGGTCTGGTCCATCACTCCTCTGAATCGATCGAAGATCACAGCTCTCTCTCCGCCGTCAACGGTGTATAGCGACGTGTTCAGCACCGTCGCCGCCGTTCCAAGGCCGAAAGCCGCCTTCGCTAGATTGGAGAGGAACGAAACCGCCGCTTGTTGGCTTCCCATTTCTCGATTCGGAGTAGGGTGAAGCGTGAAGAACGAAGTGAGGAAGATATTGAGACGACGACGACAGGAGGAGAAAAgttttgtttagggtttatggaagCCACTACGGAAAGTGCTTTAATGGGCCAAGTTTATTACCCAATAACATGAGGGTTAAGCCCATTAATAACCCGTTagaattatcaaaaatataagaaGATAGATTGGCCCGGCCCACAGGAGAGAACATTTACAAGATTGCAACATCTATTacatttacatttaattttattatttgatgtATATCTTCTTTTTCGTCAAACTAGTTTTCATATATTAGAACTTACTTTAAGTTGTTCAACATACAAGGGCCTTGGTCGTTTCTTAACTGCTTCTAGCGGCAGCGGCAAAAAAAGGTACTGCATCGGTGACCAAAATAATAGAATCTGAAGTTGAAGTAATCGCTAACAGATTTTTGAAGACACAAAAAACGAGACACCGGTGCCGCTAATATTTAAGTGTCAGTTCTGCTTGTTGTTAATTTTTGTCGCGACTGGAAAGGTGCTTCATCCGTGTTGTTGTGTGTTGCCGGGAAAACATGTTTACTTTTTGATCGATTCAGCTAGACGCAGCAGTTAAGAAACAAACATGgccaagataaaaaaaaaaaaaactaaaatggtTGAAAGAACCACAACTATATAGATTAATAACCTAAACATTAAAGAAATTAATACGAGTATACAACCGGAGCAACTAAGAACTCTATTATTGCTAAAAAGTGAAAAACACTTTTGAGAATGAGATATCACACAAAATGATCTACTGTTCAGAGATGTTGTAGCAACTAGTACATAAGCACAACGGCAGTCACAGCTACAAACACAGAGGCAACAGTGCACCAACATGGGTTTAAAACAGTGTGTTAAGACTTCTCTAAGGCATGAGGCGACCTCGGTTGTGGGGGTCACCGCCTTAAGGAGGTGAAGCCATGCAAATTTAAGTAAGCGTTGCTTCAACCTTGCCTCAAGCCGCCTTGGAAGCCTCACGTCTCATTACTTATGCAACTAATTAAAGGTAAGATTCCTATCACA
Protein-coding regions in this window:
- the LOC106391001 gene encoding prohibitin-3, mitochondrial; amino-acid sequence: MGSQQAAVSFLSNLAKAAFGLGTAATVLNTSLYTVDGGERAVIFDRFRGVMDQTVGEGTHFLIPILQKPHIFDIRTKPHTFSSISGTKDLQMVNLTLRVLSRPEVMRLPYIFQTLGLEYDEKVLPSIGNEVLKAVVAQFNADQLLTERPHVSALVRESLIKRAKDFNIVLDDVAITHLSYGYEFSKAVEQKQVAQQEAERSKFVVMKADQERRAAVIRAEGESEAAQLISDATAKAGMGLIELRRIEASREVAATLARSPNVAYLPGGQSMLFSLNR